The following are from one region of the Halorussus rarus genome:
- a CDS encoding branched-chain amino acid ABC transporter permease, with the protein MTDEQTEHADAADEGTVVGAAEGELFSLDALMESELFVVGLFAAFVAVFPWVFSDAPVISGFLNGYRDLATLMLIWGIFAMGFNLLLGYTGLLSFGHAAFWGGAAYAAGIFSNLVSSSPILIILAGTVFAALLAWVLGFISLRRGGIYFSILTLAFGQMAYYMALSPMAWITNGENGYTAVEIGSLLGVIDLRYPVPVVGWLVGTWKYVLVGVVAVAAVAVAYRILNSPYGMVFRAVRENEQRAEFVGLNVWRYKLMSFVISGAFAGIAGSLFTIYGAYVPLQSLYWTTSGEIVIMSVLGGVGSLFGPIVGAGIYLYVENIISGVQALTLPFTGPAEWLTLVQEPVVLMEGFGAYWHLILGLVFVLVIALFPRGLWGLFEDVGEAVRSRTGGDR; encoded by the coding sequence ATGACCGACGAGCAGACCGAGCACGCCGACGCCGCCGACGAAGGAACCGTCGTCGGGGCGGCGGAGGGCGAACTGTTCTCGCTCGACGCGCTCATGGAGAGCGAACTGTTCGTCGTCGGCCTGTTCGCCGCGTTCGTCGCGGTGTTCCCGTGGGTGTTCTCCGACGCGCCGGTGATCAGCGGCTTCCTCAACGGCTACCGGGACCTCGCGACGCTGATGCTCATCTGGGGCATCTTCGCCATGGGGTTCAACCTGCTGCTGGGGTACACCGGCCTGCTGTCGTTCGGCCACGCCGCCTTCTGGGGCGGCGCGGCGTACGCGGCCGGCATCTTCAGCAACCTGGTGTCGTCGAGCCCGATTCTCATCATCCTCGCCGGGACCGTCTTCGCGGCGCTGCTGGCGTGGGTGCTCGGGTTCATCTCGCTCCGGCGGGGCGGCATCTACTTCTCGATCCTCACGCTGGCGTTCGGTCAGATGGCCTACTACATGGCGCTGTCGCCGATGGCCTGGATCACCAACGGCGAGAACGGGTACACCGCGGTCGAGATCGGGTCGCTGCTCGGCGTCATCGACCTCCGGTACCCGGTGCCCGTGGTGGGCTGGCTGGTCGGGACGTGGAAGTACGTGCTCGTCGGGGTCGTGGCGGTCGCCGCGGTCGCGGTCGCCTACCGCATCCTCAACTCGCCGTACGGCATGGTGTTCCGGGCCGTCCGCGAGAACGAGCAGCGCGCGGAGTTCGTCGGACTGAACGTCTGGCGGTACAAGCTGATGTCGTTCGTCATCTCCGGGGCGTTCGCGGGCATCGCCGGCAGCCTGTTCACCATCTACGGCGCGTACGTGCCCCTCCAGTCGCTGTACTGGACGACCAGCGGCGAAATCGTCATCATGTCGGTGCTGGGCGGCGTGGGGTCGCTGTTCGGGCCCATCGTGGGCGCGGGCATCTACCTCTACGTCGAGAACATCATCAGCGGCGTCCAGGCACTGACCCTGCCGTTCACCGGCCCCGCCGAGTGGCTCACGCTGGTCCAGGAGCCGGTGGTACTGATGGAGGGGTTCGGCGCGTACTGGCACCTCATCCTCGGACTGGTGTTCGTGCTGGTCATCGCGCTGTTCCCCCGCGGCCTCTGGGGGCTGTTCGAGGACGTCGGCGAGGCGGTCCGCAGTCGCACGGGAGGTGACCGGTAG
- a CDS encoding ABC transporter ATP-binding protein: MGLLETTDLTKSFGGLTAVDQVNLDIEEGESVSVIGPNGAGKSTLINLITRMLDVSSGDIRFKGDSIVAAEPHEVVQRGVSRSFQTASIFPELSVEENAQIAALAAEHGSFRFNFLRRRDSYGEVDDLARRMLDAVGLWSQRNVTAADLPYGDKRRLEIGIALASEPDLLLMDEPTAGMSPEETANTVELIEEVKEELDLTVMLVEHDMEIVFNVSDRIVVLNRGSVIAEGTPEEVQGDPEVQEAYLGGVEV; this comes from the coding sequence ATGGGGCTGCTCGAGACCACCGACCTCACCAAGTCGTTCGGCGGGCTGACCGCGGTCGACCAGGTGAACCTCGACATCGAGGAGGGCGAGAGCGTCAGCGTCATCGGCCCCAACGGGGCGGGCAAGTCGACGCTCATCAACCTCATCACGCGGATGCTCGACGTCTCCTCGGGCGACATCCGGTTCAAGGGCGACTCCATCGTCGCGGCCGAGCCCCACGAGGTCGTCCAGCGAGGGGTGAGCCGGTCGTTCCAGACCGCCTCCATCTTCCCCGAGCTCAGCGTCGAGGAGAACGCTCAGATCGCGGCGCTGGCCGCCGAGCACGGCTCGTTCCGGTTCAACTTCCTGCGGCGGCGCGACAGCTACGGCGAGGTCGACGACCTGGCCCGCCGGATGCTCGACGCGGTCGGGCTCTGGAGCCAGCGCAACGTCACCGCGGCCGACCTGCCGTACGGCGACAAGCGCCGGCTGGAGATCGGCATCGCGCTCGCCAGCGAGCCCGACCTGCTGCTGATGGACGAACCGACCGCGGGCATGTCGCCCGAGGAGACGGCCAACACGGTCGAACTCATCGAGGAGGTCAAGGAGGAGCTCGACCTGACCGTCATGCTGGTCGAGCACGACATGGAGATCGTGTTCAACGTCTCGGACCGGATCGTCGTGCTCAACCGCGGCAGCGTCATCGCCGAGGGCACGCCCGAGGAGGTCCAGGGCGATCCTGAGGTCCAGGAGGCGTATCTCGGAGGTGTCGAGGTTTGA
- a CDS encoding ABC transporter ATP-binding protein: MSLLELSDVDSYYGQSHILRDVTMNVEEGEICALLGRNGAGKTTTLRSISGARPPEVRDGSVTFKDENITDLSPEDISSRGISLVPEERRVFPNLTVSENLHLAEVTNNASNTVGRTIPEVEHAGMTTDQVYEEFPRLDERQSQQAGTLSGGEQQMLAIARALKQSTDLLLLDEPYEGLAPQIIEDVENAIEGISESGTTILLVEQNAVAAMDIADRCYVIDQGSIVFEGSADELRQDDETRERYLGV, from the coding sequence TTGAGCCTGCTCGAACTGTCGGACGTCGACTCCTACTACGGCCAGAGCCACATCCTCCGCGACGTGACGATGAACGTCGAGGAGGGCGAGATCTGCGCGCTGCTCGGCCGGAACGGCGCGGGCAAGACCACCACGCTGCGGTCGATCTCGGGCGCGCGGCCGCCGGAGGTCCGCGACGGCAGCGTGACGTTCAAGGACGAGAACATCACCGACCTCTCGCCCGAGGACATCTCCTCGCGGGGCATCTCGCTGGTACCCGAGGAGCGGCGGGTGTTCCCGAACCTCACCGTGAGCGAGAACCTCCACCTCGCCGAGGTGACCAACAACGCGTCCAACACGGTCGGGCGGACGATTCCGGAGGTCGAGCACGCGGGCATGACGACCGACCAGGTGTACGAGGAGTTCCCGCGGCTCGACGAGCGCCAGTCCCAGCAGGCAGGGACGCTGTCGGGCGGCGAGCAGCAGATGCTCGCCATCGCCCGGGCGCTCAAGCAGAGCACCGACCTGCTGCTGCTCGACGAGCCCTACGAGGGGCTGGCGCCCCAGATCATCGAGGACGTCGAGAACGCCATCGAAGGCATCAGCGAGTCGGGCACGACCATCCTGCTGGTCGAGCAGAACGCCGTCGCCGCGATGGACATCGCCGACCGCTGCTACGTCATCGACCAGGGGAGTATCGTCTTCGAGGGAAGCGCGGACGAACTACGTCAGGATGACGAGACGAGAGAGCGATACCTCGGCGTCTGA
- a CDS encoding thioredoxin domain-containing protein — protein MTRRESDTSASDAPDEAADPAPIGDPEALFDLLVEEGVLAVGDDGEVGPTDAFEDTQAIYHDSYLGVGETEFHEAVASTFGLPDADAAADLVGERGIDRGEFVCYLAVRSHLDRRVAADDLTTMAGMVWEAVPDSPVPPAVEDVTDDPEAFLAGRDRAVVSVWKRFCDPCDALKADLDAVLSAVPDGVDVAGVDGEIAGEFCRTHGVEAAPRFVAIDGSDTRVIDETDADGAAAALRGFFGA, from the coding sequence ATGACGAGACGAGAGAGCGATACCTCGGCGTCTGACGCGCCGGACGAGGCGGCCGACCCGGCGCCCATCGGCGACCCCGAGGCGCTGTTCGACCTCCTGGTCGAGGAGGGCGTGCTGGCGGTCGGCGACGACGGCGAGGTCGGTCCCACCGACGCGTTCGAGGACACGCAGGCCATCTACCACGACTCGTACCTCGGCGTCGGCGAGACCGAGTTCCACGAGGCGGTCGCCTCGACGTTCGGCCTGCCCGACGCGGACGCGGCGGCCGACCTGGTCGGCGAGCGGGGCATCGACCGCGGGGAGTTCGTCTGCTACCTCGCGGTCAGGTCCCACCTCGACCGCCGGGTCGCGGCGGACGACCTGACGACGATGGCCGGGATGGTCTGGGAGGCCGTCCCCGACTCGCCGGTCCCGCCGGCAGTCGAGGACGTGACCGACGACCCCGAGGCGTTCCTCGCGGGCCGCGACCGGGCGGTGGTGTCGGTCTGGAAGCGGTTCTGCGACCCCTGCGACGCGCTGAAGGCCGACCTCGACGCGGTGCTCTCGGCCGTGCCCGACGGGGTCGACGTCGCGGGCGTCGACGGCGAGATCGCCGGCGAGTTCTGCCGGACCCACGGCGTGGAGGCCGCCCCGCGGTTCGTCGCCATCGACGGGTCGGACACCAGGGTCATCGACGAGACCGACGCCGACGGCGCTGCCGCGGCGCTCCGGGGCTTCTTCGGCGCCTGA